The following coding sequences lie in one Homalodisca vitripennis isolate AUS2020 chromosome X, UT_GWSS_2.1, whole genome shotgun sequence genomic window:
- the LOC124368489 gene encoding uncharacterized protein LOC124368489, protein MEVNVDLCSPENARKKQRQPENWKVTKQKLQRYSPKAMPNYPTCGHRGKCLNCSLLTMVDIKEFHAAFYTVRTKMSQDAFILKYCSVSTPVRYRPRSGDRGKKTIKYKYFVKTKLETELKFAEEHFWEFLE, encoded by the exons ATGGAAGTTAATGTTGATTTATGTTCACctgaaaatgcaagaaaaaagcAGAGACAACCAGAGAATTGGAAAGTTACCAAACAGAAACTGCAAAG gTACAGCCCAAAGGCCATGCCAAACTACCCAACGTGTGGTCACAGAGGAAAGTGTCTGAACTGCAGCCTACTGACAATGGTAGACATTAAGGAGTTTCATGCTGCATTTTATACCGTAAGAACTAAGATGAGCCAGGATGCTTTCATCTTAAAATACTGCAGTGTCTCAACACCAGTCCGATACCGCCCTAGATCTGGGGACAGAGGTAAgaaaaccattaaatataaatactttgtaaaaacCAAGTTGGAAACCGAATTGAAGTTTGCAGAAGAGCATTTTTGGGAATTCTTGGAATAA